The Martelella sp. AD-3 genome includes a region encoding these proteins:
- a CDS encoding SRPBCC family protein produces MTADLDPARIIRLERVMDAPRELVFKALSDEKHLDQWWGPEGFVNETHAMDFSVGGLWHYTMHGPDGKDWPNWIRYTEITPPARIAYDHGGERGEPAHFRGLILLEDEGGKTRVSLILIFETAEARDATVDFGAVDGGRQTLAKLERYVAGLEA; encoded by the coding sequence ATGACCGCAGACCTCGATCCCGCAAGAATCATCCGGCTGGAGCGCGTCATGGACGCCCCGCGCGAACTGGTGTTCAAGGCGCTGTCCGATGAGAAGCACCTCGACCAGTGGTGGGGGCCGGAAGGGTTCGTCAACGAGACCCACGCCATGGACTTTTCCGTCGGCGGGCTGTGGCACTACACGATGCACGGACCCGACGGCAAGGACTGGCCCAACTGGATCCGCTACACGGAGATCACCCCTCCGGCCCGCATTGCCTACGACCATGGCGGCGAACGCGGCGAGCCCGCCCATTTCCGAGGCCTGATCCTGCTCGAGGACGAAGGCGGAAAGACCCGCGTCTCGCTGATCCTGATCTTCGAGACGGCCGAGGCCCGCGATGCGACCGTAGACTTCGGCGCCGTCGATGGCGGGCGGCAGACCCTGGCAAAGCTCGAGCGCTACGTCGCCGGACTGGAGGCGTAG
- a CDS encoding oxaloacetate decarboxylase, whose protein sequence is MTSQTEKYAAFKALHEAEGAFVMPNPWDAGSAKMLANLGFGALATTSAGLAFSLGKRDSAAALTRGEVLENARAIVEATDLPVSADLENGFGDLPEDCVKTVRLAAATGLAGGSIEDATGRSDDPIYAFEPAVERVRAAAEAVRDLPFLLTARAENFLWGRPDLDDTIRRLQAFERAGADVLYAPGLPDLDAIKTVCDAVSRPVNVVMGLSGPVFSVDALSRAGVRRVSVGGSFARAALGALRQAAEEVLNKGTFTYSRSALPDTEAARLTADRR, encoded by the coding sequence ATGACCTCTCAGACCGAAAAATATGCGGCGTTCAAAGCCTTGCATGAAGCGGAGGGCGCATTCGTCATGCCGAACCCGTGGGACGCGGGAAGCGCGAAGATGCTTGCCAATCTGGGCTTCGGCGCTCTGGCGACGACCAGCGCGGGGCTTGCCTTTTCGCTTGGAAAACGCGACTCGGCTGCGGCGCTGACGCGCGGGGAGGTTCTTGAAAACGCCCGCGCCATTGTCGAGGCAACAGACCTGCCGGTATCCGCCGATCTGGAGAACGGCTTTGGCGACCTGCCGGAGGATTGCGTGAAAACCGTCAGGCTTGCCGCCGCGACGGGTCTTGCGGGGGGCTCGATCGAGGACGCGACAGGCCGGAGCGACGACCCGATCTACGCTTTCGAGCCGGCCGTCGAGCGCGTGCGCGCAGCCGCCGAAGCCGTCAGGGATCTGCCCTTTCTGCTGACCGCACGCGCGGAGAATTTTCTGTGGGGACGGCCTGACCTCGACGATACCATCAGACGATTGCAGGCTTTCGAACGGGCCGGCGCCGACGTGCTCTATGCGCCCGGGCTTCCCGATCTCGATGCCATCAAGACAGTCTGCGACGCGGTGAGCAGGCCGGTAAATGTCGTCATGGGGCTCAGCGGCCCGGTCTTTTCGGTCGACGCATTGTCGCGGGCCGGCGTCCGTCGCGTCAGCGTCGGCGGCTCCTTTGCGCGGGCGGCACTCGGCGCGCTCCGGCAGGCGGCCGAGGAAGTGCTGAACAAAGGAACCTTCACCTATAGCCGTTCGGCGTTGCCGGACACCGAGGCCGCGCGCCTGACGGCGGATCGACGCTGA
- a CDS encoding SRPBCC domain-containing protein: MSEEKPNASLEIHNERRFPQDRDTLFSAVADPKKLARWWGPHGFENRITAFDFRPGGRWRIVMTASNGDEFDNHWSFLAIEDGRMVRARHHLPMHDFVLEMRFEDHAGGSRLVWIMEFEPTEENQAMAHFLKAANDQNLDRLAQFLEGENQ; this comes from the coding sequence ATGAGCGAGGAAAAGCCCAACGCAAGCCTCGAAATCCACAACGAAAGACGCTTTCCGCAGGACCGCGATACGCTGTTCTCCGCGGTGGCCGATCCCAAAAAGCTCGCGCGATGGTGGGGGCCGCACGGGTTCGAAAACCGCATCACGGCGTTCGATTTTCGCCCCGGCGGACGCTGGCGGATCGTCATGACCGCCTCGAACGGCGATGAATTCGACAACCACTGGAGTTTTCTCGCGATCGAGGACGGCCGCATGGTCCGCGCCCGCCATCATCTGCCGATGCATGATTTCGTGCTGGAGATGCGGTTCGAGGATCACGCCGGCGGAAGCCGCCTTGTCTGGATAATGGAATTCGAGCCGACCGAGGAAAACCAGGCTATGGCGCACTTTCTGAAGGCCGCCAACGACCAGAATCTCGACCGTCTCGCACAGTTTCTAGAGGGAGAAAACCAATGA
- a CDS encoding MATE family efflux transporter — protein sequence MSVTMPPASAAGHSWLSHFRETFALGIPLIGAQLAQQGINATDIFILGQLSALDLAAAVLATQYYFTIFIFGMGLAIAVMPMVAQAYGRGDEVAVRRSMRMGMWASIIYSVLSLPLFFWAEPILLALGQEPDVAAKAAQYLFVVGFALFPALLFQVLRSLVSATGHARVVLWVSMLTLVVNAVVAYGLVLGGFGMPQLGIRGAAIATFVGQAFGFLYLVAYIGRDAMLARYALFVRFWKPDWQALREVVLLGLPIGISVLAEVSMFTVSSVLMGQFGTVPLAAHGIAIQLSSITFMVPLGLSQAATVRVGVFHGANDRANVTRASAIVMVVAIGFAVASGLAFAFAPRALSSLFIDVSLPDAAAVIAYAAPLIVIAALFQLLDTAQVIMNGFLRGLKDTRIPMVLVLIAYWIIGLPVAWLLAFPAGLGGIGIWIGFLCGLGAAAVMLSIRYWRLLQKTQG from the coding sequence ATGTCTGTCACAATGCCTCCTGCTTCCGCAGCCGGTCATTCGTGGTTGTCCCATTTCCGGGAAACCTTTGCTCTTGGAATTCCGCTCATCGGCGCGCAACTGGCCCAGCAGGGCATCAATGCCACCGATATTTTCATTCTTGGACAATTGAGCGCGCTGGATCTCGCGGCGGCTGTCCTTGCAACCCAGTATTACTTTACGATCTTCATCTTCGGCATGGGGCTCGCCATCGCGGTGATGCCCATGGTCGCACAGGCCTATGGCCGCGGCGATGAGGTCGCCGTGCGCCGCTCCATGCGCATGGGCATGTGGGCTTCGATCATCTACAGCGTCTTGTCTCTGCCGTTGTTCTTCTGGGCCGAACCGATCCTTCTGGCGCTCGGTCAGGAGCCGGATGTGGCGGCCAAGGCGGCGCAGTATCTTTTTGTCGTCGGCTTCGCGCTGTTCCCGGCGCTGCTGTTCCAGGTCCTGCGTTCGCTGGTGAGCGCGACGGGTCACGCGCGGGTGGTTCTGTGGGTTTCGATGCTGACGCTGGTCGTCAATGCCGTGGTCGCCTACGGGCTGGTGCTCGGCGGGTTCGGAATGCCGCAACTGGGCATTCGCGGCGCGGCGATCGCGACCTTTGTCGGGCAGGCGTTTGGCTTCCTGTATCTGGTCGCCTATATCGGCCGCGACGCGATGCTTGCCCGTTATGCGCTTTTCGTCCGCTTCTGGAAACCGGACTGGCAGGCGCTGAGAGAGGTGGTCCTGCTTGGCCTGCCGATCGGGATTTCCGTTCTGGCGGAAGTATCGATGTTTACCGTTTCGTCGGTTCTGATGGGCCAGTTCGGCACTGTGCCGCTGGCCGCCCACGGCATTGCCATCCAGCTGTCCTCGATCACCTTCATGGTGCCGCTGGGCTTGTCCCAGGCGGCCACGGTGCGCGTCGGCGTGTTCCACGGCGCGAACGACCGGGCCAATGTGACGCGGGCCTCCGCCATTGTCATGGTGGTGGCGATCGGCTTTGCCGTTGCAAGCGGCCTGGCCTTTGCGTTCGCGCCGCGCGCGCTGTCGTCGCTCTTCATCGATGTCAGCCTGCCGGATGCGGCAGCCGTGATCGCCTATGCCGCGCCCTTGATCGTCATCGCGGCGCTGTTCCAGCTGCTCGACACGGCGCAGGTGATCATGAACGGGTTTCTGCGCGGTCTGAAAGATACCCGTATCCCCATGGTGCTGGTGCTGATTGCCTACTGGATCATCGGGCTGCCGGTCGCCTGGCTGCTCGCCTTTCCCGCCGGCCTCGGCGGGATCGGCATCTGGATCGGCTTTCTCTGCGGTCTCGGGGCTGCGGCGGTGATGCTCAGCATCCGCTACTGGCGGCTGCTGCAAAAGACGCAAGGTTAG
- a CDS encoding helix-turn-helix transcriptional regulator, producing the protein MSDPLTQTLSALADPTRRAILARLSRGEATVNELAEPFAMSLPAVSKHLKVLERAGLISRGREAQTRPCRIEPETLKAVDGWLSDYRALWEQRFDRLEAHLAKIQKEEMP; encoded by the coding sequence ATGTCCGATCCGCTGACCCAGACGCTCTCCGCCCTCGCCGATCCGACACGCCGCGCGATCCTGGCCCGGCTGTCCAGGGGCGAAGCGACGGTGAATGAACTGGCTGAACCGTTCGCGATGTCGCTGCCGGCGGTCTCCAAGCATCTGAAGGTGCTGGAGCGCGCCGGGCTGATCTCCCGCGGTCGCGAGGCGCAGACCCGTCCCTGCCGGATCGAGCCCGAGACGCTGAAGGCGGTCGATGGCTGGCTTTCGGACTACCGGGCGCTGTGGGAACAGCGGTTCGACCGGCTGGAAGCCCATCTCGCGAAAATCCAGAAGGAGGAAATGCCATGA
- the carB gene encoding carbamoyl-phosphate synthase large subunit codes for MPKRQDLKSILIIGAGPIVIGQACEFDYSGAQACKALKEEGYRVILVNSNPATIMTDPELADATYVEPITPEVVAKIIAKERPDALLPTMGGQTALNTALSLRRMGVLERYNVEMIGAKPDAIDKAEDRALFREAMAKIGLETPKSMLANATEIKDQHRQEHEVKRAELKKTLSGDALDNALDELENQWNLGNTDRKQRYMSHAMAIAAQALDTIGLPAIIRPSFTLGGTGGGIAYNRSEFFEIVERGLDASPTTEVLIEESVLGWKEYEMEVVRDKADNCIIICSIENVDPMGVHTGDSITVAPALTLTDKEYQIMRNASLAVLREIGVETGGSNVQFAVNPADGRLVVIEMNPRVSRSSALASKATGFPIAKVAAKLAIGYTLDELENDITGGATPASFEPSIDYVVTKIPRFAFEKFPGAENTLNTAMKSVGEVMAIGRTFPESLQKALRGLERGLTGLDEIEIPGIENGEPSNAIRAAIGTGTPDRLRMVAQAMRLGVSQSEIHEHSKIDPWFLDQLRAIVDMEARVREHGLPQDAENLRMLKAMGFSDQRLASLTHGRPKEVAQLRNKLGVRPVYKRIDTCAAEFASPTAYMYSTYETPFDGEARSEAGISDAKKVVILGGGPNRIGQGIEFDYCCCHAAFALKEAGYESIMVNCNPETVSTDYDTSDRLYFEPLTAEDVIEIMRAEQEKGTLAGVIVQFGGQTPLKLAEALEKNGIPILGTAPDMIDLAEDRDRFQKLLIKLDLNQPNNGIAYSVEQARLVAAEIGYPLVVRPSYVLGGRAMEIVHNEGGLSHYLLEVVPELVTEDIKQRYPNDKTGQINTMLGKNPLLFDSYLTNATEVDVDCLCDGEDVFIAGIMEHIEEAGIHSGDSACSLPPHSLSPEVLDELEEQSRALALALNVKGLMNVQFAIKDGTVYILEVNPRASRTVPFVAKTIGAPIAKIAARVMAGERLNDVIASYGERPNPRKLNHIAVKEAVFPFAKFPGVDTLLGPEMRSTGEVIGLDKDFAIAFAKSQLGASVDLPRDGCVFVSVKSEDKERVLPAVRLLVEQGFTVMATGGTRDFLEENGISATKINKVREGRPHIEDAIRNRQVQLVFNTTSNDKTISDSKSLRRAALTQKVPYYTTMSGALAAAQAIKALKQGQLEVRPLQSYA; via the coding sequence ATGCCCAAGCGCCAAGACCTCAAATCCATCCTCATCATCGGCGCGGGGCCGATCGTCATCGGCCAGGCATGCGAATTCGACTATTCCGGCGCTCAGGCCTGCAAGGCGCTGAAGGAAGAGGGCTACCGGGTCATTCTGGTCAACTCCAATCCGGCGACGATCATGACCGACCCGGAGCTTGCCGACGCCACCTATGTCGAGCCGATCACCCCGGAAGTCGTCGCCAAGATCATCGCCAAGGAGCGGCCCGACGCGCTGCTGCCGACCATGGGCGGCCAGACCGCGCTCAACACCGCATTGTCGCTCAGGCGCATGGGCGTGCTGGAGCGCTACAATGTCGAGATGATCGGCGCGAAGCCGGATGCCATCGACAAGGCCGAGGACCGCGCGCTGTTTCGCGAGGCGATGGCCAAGATCGGCCTCGAAACGCCGAAGTCCATGCTCGCCAACGCCACCGAGATCAAGGACCAGCACCGTCAGGAGCATGAGGTAAAACGGGCCGAGCTGAAGAAGACGCTTTCGGGCGACGCGCTGGACAACGCTCTCGACGAGTTGGAGAACCAGTGGAACCTCGGCAATACCGACCGCAAGCAGCGCTACATGTCGCATGCGATGGCGATCGCCGCCCAGGCGCTCGACACGATCGGCCTGCCCGCGATTATCCGTCCGTCCTTCACGCTCGGCGGCACGGGCGGCGGCATTGCCTATAATCGCTCCGAGTTCTTCGAGATCGTCGAACGCGGCCTCGATGCCTCGCCGACCACCGAAGTGCTGATCGAGGAATCCGTGCTCGGCTGGAAGGAGTATGAGATGGAAGTGGTCCGCGACAAGGCGGACAACTGCATCATCATCTGCTCGATCGAGAACGTCGACCCGATGGGCGTGCATACCGGCGATTCGATCACCGTCGCCCCGGCGCTCACGCTGACCGACAAGGAATACCAGATCATGCGCAACGCCTCGCTGGCGGTGCTGCGCGAGATCGGGGTCGAGACCGGCGGCTCGAACGTGCAGTTCGCGGTCAATCCGGCCGATGGCCGGCTCGTCGTCATCGAGATGAACCCGCGCGTGTCGCGCTCCTCGGCGCTGGCCTCCAAGGCCACCGGCTTCCCGATCGCCAAGGTCGCGGCCAAGCTTGCCATCGGCTACACGCTTGACGAGCTCGAAAACGACATCACCGGCGGCGCGACGCCCGCCTCGTTCGAGCCCTCTATCGATTATGTCGTCACCAAGATCCCGCGCTTTGCATTCGAAAAATTCCCCGGCGCGGAAAACACGCTGAACACCGCGATGAAATCCGTCGGCGAAGTGATGGCCATTGGCCGCACCTTCCCGGAATCGCTGCAGAAGGCGCTGCGCGGCCTTGAACGCGGCCTGACCGGCCTCGACGAGATCGAAATTCCCGGCATCGAGAACGGCGAGCCGAGCAATGCCATCCGCGCCGCCATCGGCACCGGCACGCCGGACCGGCTGCGCATGGTCGCGCAGGCCATGCGTCTTGGCGTCAGCCAGAGCGAGATCCACGAACATTCGAAGATCGACCCGTGGTTCCTGGATCAGCTGCGCGCCATCGTCGACATGGAGGCGCGGGTGCGCGAGCACGGCCTGCCGCAGGATGCCGAAAACCTGCGCATGCTGAAGGCCATGGGCTTTTCCGACCAGCGGCTGGCAAGCCTCACCCATGGCCGGCCCAAGGAAGTCGCCCAGTTGCGCAACAAGCTCGGCGTGCGCCCGGTCTACAAGCGCATCGATACCTGCGCCGCCGAGTTCGCCTCGCCGACCGCCTATATGTACTCCACCTACGAGACGCCGTTTGACGGCGAAGCCCGCTCGGAAGCCGGCATTTCCGATGCAAAAAAGGTCGTCATCCTCGGCGGCGGACCGAACCGCATCGGCCAGGGCATCGAGTTCGACTATTGCTGCTGCCATGCCGCCTTCGCGCTGAAGGAGGCCGGCTATGAGTCGATCATGGTCAACTGCAACCCGGAAACGGTCTCGACCGACTACGACACGTCCGACCGGCTCTATTTCGAGCCGCTGACAGCCGAAGACGTGATCGAGATCATGCGCGCGGAACAGGAAAAGGGCACGCTTGCCGGCGTCATCGTCCAGTTCGGCGGCCAGACGCCGCTGAAGCTGGCGGAAGCGCTGGAAAAGAACGGCATCCCGATCCTCGGCACCGCGCCGGACATGATCGACCTTGCCGAGGACCGCGACCGGTTCCAGAAGCTCCTGATCAAGCTCGACCTCAACCAGCCGAACAACGGCATCGCCTATTCGGTCGAGCAGGCCCGCCTCGTCGCCGCCGAGATCGGTTACCCGCTGGTGGTGCGCCCCTCCTATGTGCTTGGCGGTCGCGCCATGGAGATCGTCCACAACGAGGGCGGGCTTTCGCACTACCTCTTGGAAGTGGTGCCGGAACTCGTCACCGAGGACATCAAGCAGCGCTACCCGAACGACAAGACTGGGCAGATCAACACCATGCTCGGCAAGAACCCGCTTCTGTTCGACAGCTACCTGACCAACGCCACCGAAGTGGACGTCGACTGCCTTTGCGATGGCGAGGATGTCTTCATCGCCGGCATCATGGAGCATATCGAGGAGGCCGGTATCCATTCGGGCGACAGCGCCTGCTCGCTGCCGCCGCATTCGCTTTCGCCGGAGGTGCTGGACGAGCTCGAGGAACAGTCCCGCGCCCTTGCGCTCGCGCTCAACGTCAAGGGCCTGATGAACGTGCAGTTCGCCATCAAGGACGGCACGGTCTATATCCTCGAAGTGAACCCGCGCGCCTCGCGCACCGTGCCCTTCGTCGCCAAAACCATCGGCGCGCCGATCGCCAAGATCGCCGCCCGCGTGATGGCCGGCGAAAGGCTGAACGATGTGATCGCGTCCTATGGCGAGCGCCCCAACCCGCGCAAGCTGAACCATATCGCGGTCAAGGAAGCGGTCTTCCCCTTCGCCAAGTTCCCCGGCGTCGACACGCTGCTCGGCCCGGAAATGCGCTCGACCGGCGAGGTCATCGGCCTCGACAAGGACTTCGCGATTGCCTTCGCCAAGTCGCAGCTCGGCGCCAGCGTCGACCTGCCGCGCGATGGCTGCGTCTTCGTTTCGGTCAAGTCGGAAGACAAGGAGCGCGTGCTGCCCGCCGTCAGGCTTCTCGTGGAACAGGGTTTCACCGTGATGGCGACCGGCGGCACCCGCGACTTCCTGGAGGAAAACGGCATTTCCGCCACCAAGATCAACAAGGTGCGCGAGGGCCGTCCGCATATCGAGGATGCGATCCGCAACCGTCAGGTCCAGCTGGTGTTCAACACCACCAGCAACGACAAGACGATCTCGGATTCGAAGTCGCTCCGCCGCGCCGCACTCACCCAGAAGGTGCCCTACTACACCACCATGTCCGGCGCGCTTGCCGCCGCGCAGGCGATCAAGGCGCTGAAACAGGGCCAGCTCGAAGTGCGGCCGCTGCAAAGCTACGCCTGA
- a CDS encoding sodium:calcium antiporter, with protein sequence MNFENLSLVWLVAIFAGAGLIILACGVRITDVADRIADRTGLGEALIGGLLLGAATSLSGTVVSVTTAFEGRASLSFSNAVGGIAAQTAFLALADMIYRRVNLEHAAADLSNLFQGALLVLLLSIPLIAYVSPDISFFAVSPFSLILFGIYIAGVVASKRVRDDPMWRPVGTRETRTDTPDEDKQDARGNVTIFAVFGALMLLMGIAGYAISGVAGVLTDRYGISASVVGALMTAVVTSLPELVTTLAAVRRGALQLAVGGIIGGNTFDTLFLTLSDVAYRDGSLYHAISKDDLIWLSVGLSATAILLLGLIVRQKAGPGRIGFESAGILALYAGAVALTVS encoded by the coding sequence ATGAATTTTGAAAACCTGTCGCTCGTCTGGCTGGTGGCGATCTTCGCCGGCGCCGGTCTCATTATCCTCGCATGCGGCGTGAGGATCACCGATGTGGCCGACCGCATCGCCGACCGCACCGGCCTCGGCGAGGCGCTGATCGGGGGCCTGCTCCTGGGGGCGGCCACCTCGCTGTCCGGCACGGTGGTGTCGGTCACGACAGCGTTCGAGGGCAGGGCGTCACTCAGCTTTTCCAACGCCGTGGGCGGCATTGCCGCGCAGACGGCCTTTCTGGCGCTCGCCGACATGATCTATCGCCGCGTCAATCTGGAACATGCGGCGGCCGACCTTTCCAATCTCTTCCAGGGCGCGCTTCTGGTGCTGCTGCTGTCCATCCCGCTGATCGCCTATGTCTCGCCCGATATTTCCTTTTTCGCGGTCAGCCCGTTTTCGCTCATCCTGTTCGGTATCTATATCGCCGGCGTCGTCGCTTCCAAGCGGGTGCGGGACGACCCGATGTGGCGGCCGGTCGGCACACGCGAGACCCGCACCGACACGCCGGACGAGGACAAGCAGGATGCGCGCGGCAATGTCACGATCTTCGCCGTTTTCGGCGCGCTGATGCTGCTGATGGGCATTGCCGGCTACGCCATCTCTGGCGTTGCCGGCGTGCTGACGGACCGATACGGCATTTCCGCCTCGGTCGTCGGCGCGCTGATGACGGCGGTGGTCACCTCGCTGCCGGAACTCGTGACGACCCTTGCCGCCGTCCGCCGCGGGGCGCTGCAGCTTGCCGTCGGCGGCATTATCGGCGGCAACACCTTCGATACGCTGTTCCTGACGCTTTCCGATGTCGCCTATCGCGACGGCTCGCTTTATCACGCCATCAGCAAGGATGACCTGATCTGGCTTTCTGTCGGCCTCTCGGCCACGGCGATCCTGCTGCTCGGCCTGATCGTGCGGCAGAAGGCGGGGCCGGGTCGGATCGGCTTCGAGAGCGCCGGCATTCTTGCCCTTTATGCGGGGGCGGTGGCGCTGACCGTTTCCTGA
- the carA gene encoding glutamine-hydrolyzing carbamoyl-phosphate synthase small subunit, with protein MTTSSAWMTEKPTAVLVLADGTTIFGKGIGATGRVQAEVCFNTALTGYQEILTDPSYLGQIVTFTFPHIGNIGANGEDIEDLTPAARRGAVGTIFKADITQPSNYRSAGHLDAWLKARGIIGLCGIDTRALTAWIREHGAPNAVIAHDPDGNFDLDALKADARAWGGLEGLDLAVVATSGQSSGWDETPWVWNEGYGTLGEADAKYHIVCIDYGVKRNILRLFAGLSCKVTVVPAKTSAEDILALSPDGVFLSNGPGDPAATGEYAVPVIRALIDSGLPVFGICLGHQMLALALGGKTVKMHQGHHGANHPVKDYTTNKVEIVSMNHGFAVDSASLPDGVTETHVSLFDGSNCGISLAGKPVFSVQHHPEASPGPQDSHYLFRRFINLVRETKGEALLEERA; from the coding sequence ATGACGACCTCCTCCGCATGGATGACTGAAAAGCCGACCGCCGTTCTGGTTCTGGCCGACGGCACGACGATTTTCGGCAAGGGTATCGGCGCAACGGGCCGCGTGCAGGCGGAAGTCTGCTTCAACACGGCGCTGACCGGCTACCAGGAAATCCTCACCGATCCTTCCTATCTCGGGCAGATCGTGACCTTCACCTTCCCCCATATCGGCAATATCGGGGCCAATGGCGAGGATATCGAGGACCTGACGCCGGCAGCCCGCCGCGGCGCCGTCGGCACGATCTTCAAGGCCGATATCACCCAGCCCTCGAACTACCGTTCCGCCGGCCATCTCGACGCGTGGCTGAAGGCGCGCGGCATTATCGGCCTTTGCGGCATCGACACGCGCGCGCTGACGGCATGGATCCGCGAGCATGGCGCGCCGAACGCGGTGATCGCCCATGATCCGGACGGCAATTTCGACCTCGACGCGCTGAAGGCGGACGCCAGGGCCTGGGGCGGGCTCGAAGGGCTCGACCTTGCCGTCGTCGCCACCTCCGGCCAGTCCTCCGGATGGGATGAAACGCCCTGGGTCTGGAACGAGGGCTACGGCACGCTGGGTGAGGCGGACGCGAAATATCACATCGTCTGCATCGACTACGGCGTGAAGCGCAATATCCTACGCCTGTTCGCCGGCCTTTCCTGCAAGGTCACCGTCGTGCCGGCCAAGACTTCGGCGGAAGACATTCTGGCGCTCTCGCCCGATGGCGTGTTTCTCTCCAACGGTCCCGGCGACCCGGCGGCGACCGGAGAATATGCCGTTCCGGTCATCCGCGCGCTGATCGACAGCGGCCTGCCGGTGTTCGGCATCTGCCTCGGTCACCAGATGCTGGCGCTGGCGCTCGGCGGAAAGACCGTGAAGATGCATCAGGGCCACCACGGCGCGAACCATCCGGTGAAGGACTACACCACGAACAAGGTCGAGATCGTCTCGATGAACCACGGTTTTGCGGTCGATTCGGCGTCGCTGCCGGACGGCGTCACCGAAACGCATGTCTCGCTGTTCGACGGCTCCAATTGCGGCATCTCGCTTGCCGGCAAGCCGGTCTTTTCCGTCCAGCACCACCCGGAAGCCTCTCCCGGCCCGCAGGACAGCCACTACCTCTTCCGCCGCTTCATCAATCTGGTGCGCGAGACGAAGGGCGAGGCACTCCTGGAAGAGCGCGCCTGA
- a CDS encoding glutathione S-transferase, whose protein sequence is MLLVHYLEDSRAHRILWLLEELGVEYEIKTYKRGQDMSAPDSLKKIHPLGKSPVIEDDGTIIAESAAIVEYLIDKYGADSGLRPAPGTDAALRYRYWLHYSEGSAMPILVMKLVFQKIPEQGPKLARPLLKAISNGVMKKLTDPQLKTHGAFWEAELQRDGWFAGKDFTAADIMMSFPVEVGMERIPFDQRPQALLDYLVAIHARPAYRHALQRGGAYRYGGNPIS, encoded by the coding sequence ATGCTTTTGGTTCATTATCTCGAAGATTCCCGCGCCCACCGTATTTTGTGGCTGCTGGAGGAGCTCGGGGTCGAATACGAGATCAAGACCTACAAGCGCGGCCAGGACATGAGCGCGCCGGACAGCCTGAAGAAAATCCATCCGCTCGGCAAATCGCCGGTGATCGAGGATGACGGGACGATCATCGCCGAGAGCGCGGCCATCGTCGAATATCTGATCGACAAATACGGCGCCGACAGCGGGCTTCGTCCGGCGCCCGGAACCGATGCGGCGCTGCGCTACCGCTACTGGCTGCATTATTCGGAAGGCTCGGCCATGCCGATCCTGGTGATGAAGCTCGTCTTCCAGAAGATCCCGGAGCAGGGTCCGAAGCTCGCGCGCCCGCTGCTGAAGGCGATCTCCAACGGCGTAATGAAGAAGCTCACCGATCCGCAACTCAAAACCCACGGCGCATTCTGGGAGGCCGAGCTTCAGCGCGACGGCTGGTTCGCGGGGAAGGATTTCACCGCCGCCGACATCATGATGAGCTTTCCCGTTGAAGTGGGCATGGAGCGCATTCCCTTCGACCAGCGCCCGCAGGCCCTCCTCGACTATCTCGTCGCCATCCACGCCCGTCCGGCCTACCGCCACGCCCTGCAACGCGGCGGGGCCTATCGCTATGGGGGCAATCCGATCTCGTGA
- a CDS encoding VC0807 family protein, which produces MRNDIIFGAVLPWLTYLLAKHYDFSTVHALALGSIFPIAVIVVAYVRSNRLAAIGVITLAATVASLVGSLYFDSPYLALLKNSLITGFIGLVFAGSLLMPRPLVFHFATEGEGEDRKRLNRLYAASADYRALMRFMTLVWAAVLIGEASLRALLIPLLPVSVFLVVSEAMWIAVFALMMAWSWRYGGRKGKAIADAEAAREKHAFSRHPRNKKGPRHATP; this is translated from the coding sequence ATGCGCAACGACATCATTTTCGGGGCTGTCCTGCCCTGGCTGACCTATCTTCTGGCCAAGCACTACGATTTTTCAACGGTCCACGCCCTGGCGCTCGGCTCGATCTTCCCGATCGCGGTGATTGTCGTGGCCTATGTCCGCAGCAACCGGCTGGCGGCGATCGGCGTCATTACCCTGGCCGCCACCGTGGCCTCGCTGGTCGGCAGCCTTTATTTCGACAGCCCGTATCTGGCATTGCTGAAGAACTCGCTGATCACCGGATTCATCGGTCTCGTCTTCGCCGGCTCGCTTCTCATGCCGCGCCCGCTGGTGTTTCATTTTGCCACGGAGGGCGAGGGGGAAGACCGCAAGCGCCTGAACCGCCTCTATGCCGCCTCGGCCGATTATCGCGCGCTGATGCGTTTCATGACGCTTGTCTGGGCGGCGGTGCTGATCGGGGAAGCCTCTCTTCGCGCGCTGCTCATCCCGCTGCTGCCGGTCAGCGTCTTTCTGGTGGTTTCGGAGGCGATGTGGATTGCCGTCTTCGCGCTGATGATGGCGTGGAGCTGGCGTTATGGCGGGCGAAAGGGCAAGGCGATCGCCGATGCGGAGGCCGCTCGCGAAAAGCATGCCTTTTCACGCCACCCACGCAACAAAAAAGGGCCGCGACACGCGACCCCTTGA